The following coding sequences are from one Plasmodium coatneyi strain Hackeri chromosome 11, complete sequence window:
- a CDS encoding Transportin: protein MHNSCLDNNNSYMEWKPNEKIYKTIIQALDSSCNSSNNSVQIEVTKVLKDLNENVPDAALYQLQIFLNKQEKNDVRQVAGLLLKNYINSKNKFLNNEILKIIKNEIFKLVEDEVKEIRSTAGSVITTILTKYEGIDKWPESLYNLLLLIERGNNDVVDGAFRAIIIIIEDELMNRKNADSFFFQFCKTQLLQKLFAYCAPQEKSIKKKYAAECLDLFITASCFTTNGVFNDYFPQLWECLGFLASEEDTQILKIVVTCMTVITDTRYSSIFNNLDAIIQFMVNATNSCDRKVQLEALEFWPVFIKDRSYIAYSNYNNNSKTNDMNKVDNNYIDENVYKNINELRNEALKILKNYLPYLCKILVDNTVYTKWDYLTMDESHFQNDNANVPDLIQDISPEMYNNSSKNNDMNAQQVQEEMKMNKMNNTDSHTHMGNSNSPNGNMNSNNLNSMGRSNAGMMQPQDQANNGDHMDDYTDDEDEKNDEMTARTWGNDWTVRKGAALCLDYLSNVYNDEILEFILPHIEEKLMSDKWNIRESAVLTLGAIAKGCMYSLSPFIPKVLEYLIKLLNDEKPLARSISCWCVTRFSSWICHPDNCDKWFEPVLLNLLKRILDTNKRVQEAACSSFANLEEDALDLLNNYLHEIVHTIQQAFQIYQAKNYFILFDVVGTLIDSVNIVKENNDLAHEIVNSILSKWNTIRISSPYIIALMECMSCITSAYGKDFLKYAKNVIRTCIKFLVLLYIDLEEEIKYYYSKKAGNTNSYMVNRNNISMTASELLAYYKISNDDYFNTLKDIDSISPSKKKDLIECSFDLLSRILSVINSNIMNIISENEFNFIPLVHKYCLKFENIKFDGVLNNKLMMNQGFNKMVFSPEGGNPSSSSTTSIVKNGRIVIGKEEQNDERTELAKHFLNFGILQSNFALIGDISRFCAQYLIPYLNDIIPFLIAHIAHPSTPVSNNASWAIGEISIHINPQYMEVYVDEIIKQLIYICQNSKYHGCLLQNICITLGRLSSTYPKKIIFYFPQFLKTWLKIMSHGTQENEKINSLKAILETLYLNLDIAAENLQDITYIILKYKYVSQDVNNFFHQFLATMKQKYPTQWKGIYSSTSDSLSSPIPSDMLSDLSARFNL from the coding sequence ATGCATAACAGCTGTTTGGATAATAACAACTCGTACATGGAATGGAAGCCAAACGAGAAGATATACAAAACCATAATACAGGCGCTGGATTCCTCATGCAACAGTTCGAACAACAGTGTCCAAATTGAGGTGACCAAAGTTTTGAAAGACCTAAACGAAAATGTACCAGATGCAGCTCTCTACCAACTGCAGATCTTCTTGAACAAACAGGAGAAAAATGACGTAAGGCAAGTAGCAGGGTTGTTgctaaaaaattatataaactcaaaaaataaatttttaaataacgaaattttaaaaataataaaaaatgaaattttcaaGCTGGTGGAAGATGAAGTTAAAGAAATAAGGAGTACTGCAGGTTCTGTAATAACCACCATATTGACAAAATACGAAGGGATAGATAAATGGCCAGAATCATTATACAACTTATTGCTACTGATTGAAAGGGGGAATAATGATGTAGTGGATGGAGCCTTCCGTGCTATAATAATCATAATTGAGGACGAATTaatgaatagaaaaaatgcagattcttttttcttccaattttgtaaaacCCAATTGTTACAAAAGTTATTTGCATATTGTGCGCCACAGGAAaagagtataaaaaaaaagtatgccgCCGAATGTTTAGATTTGTTTATAACAGCATCTTGCTTCACAACTAATGGAGTGTTCAATGATTATTTCCCGCAGTTATGGGAATGCCTAGGATTTCTAGCCTCCGAGGAGGACAcgcaaattttaaaaatagtaGTAACCTGCATGACCGTCATCACGGACACAAGGTACTCTTCCATATTTAACAACCTAGATGCGATCATACAATTTATGGTAAACGCCACAAATTCATGTGATAGGAAGGTTCAGTTAGAGGCGCTAGAATTCTGGCCCGTCTTTATAAAAGATAGAAGCTACATTGCCTACTCCAACTACAATAATAACAGCAAGACAAATGACATGAACAAAGTAGACAACAACTACATAGATGAAAATGTGTACAAGAATATAAACGAGTTACGAAATGAAGcgttaaaaatattaaaaaattatttgccATATCTGTGTAAAATATTGGTGGACAACACGGTGTATACTAAATGGGATTATCTAACCATGGATGAGTCCCACTTCCAGAATGATAATGCTAATGTGCCGGACTTGATCCAGGACATCTCCCCAGAGATGTACAACAATAGTAGTAAAAATAACGACATGAACGCGCAACAAGTgcaggaagaaatgaaaatgaacaaaatgaataacacCGACAGTCATACACACATGGGGAATAGTAACTCCCCCAATGGAAATATGAACAGTAACAATTTAAATAGCATGGGAAGGAGCAACGCGGGAATGATGCAACCGCAGGATCAAGCAAATAATGGCGACCATATGGATGACTATACcgatgatgaggatgaaaaaaatgacgaaatGACGGCCAGAACGTGGGGTAACGATTGGACCGTAAGGAAAGGAGCTGCTTTATGTCTCGATTATCTATCCAATGTGTACAATGACGAAATATTGGAGTTTATCCTACCACACATAGAAGAGAAACTAATGAGTGACAAATGGAACATAAGGGAAAGTGCAGTACTAACCCTAGGCGCGATAGCGAAAGGGTGCATGTATAGCTTATCCCCATTTATACCCAAAGTGTTagaatatttaataaaattgttaaacGATGAGAAGCCCCTAGCGAGAAGCATCTCCTGTTGGTGCGTAACTAGATTCTCATCATGGATATGTCACCCAGACAATTGCGATAAATGGTTTGAACCAGTTTTGTTAAATCTGTTAAAAAGAATTCTTGATACAAACAAAAGGGTACAAGAAGCAGCTTGCTCTTCCTTTGCCAATTTAGAAGAAGACGCGTTGGATTTACTTAACAACTATCTGCACGAAATTGTCCACACGATTCAGCAAGCCTTTCAAATATATCAAGCGAAGAATTATTTCATCCTCTTCGATGTCGTAGGCACATTAATAGACAGTGTGAATATTGTTAAAGAGAATAATGACTTGGCCCACGAAATTGTTAATTCGATTTTATCCAAGTGGAACACCATACGTATAAGTAGCCCATATATTATAGCCCTAATGGAGTGCATGTCCTGCATTACTAGTGCCTATGGAaaggattttttaaaatatgcaaaaaatgttataAGGACGTGTATCAAATTTCTGGTTCTACTGTACATAGATTTAGAAGAAGAGATAAAATATTACTACAGTAAAAAGGCAGGCAATACAAATTCATACATGGTTAATAGGAACAACATTTCCATGACTGCAAGTGAGTTGCTAGCTTACTACAAAATTAGTAATGACGATTATTTTAACACGCTTAAAGATATCGACTCCATTTCTCCTTCCAAGAAAAAAGACCTTATTGAATGCAGCTTTGATTTATTGTCCAGAATTTTAAGTGTTATTAATTCGAATATTATGAACATTATAAGCGAAAATGAGTTTAATTTTATCCCCCTTGTGCATAAATATTGCCTAAAGTTTGAAAATATCAAATTTGATGGGGTGCTAAATAACAAGCTAATGATGAACCAGGGCTTCAACAAGATGGTCTTCTCCCCGGAAGGAGGAAACCCCTCTTCATCGTCAACCACGTCGATcgttaaaaatggaagaatagtaattgggaaggaggaacaaaatgacgAGCGCACAGAATTGgcaaaacattttttaaattttggcATACTACAATCAAATTTTGCCCTCATAGGAGATATTTCGAGATTTTGCGCCCAATATTTAATACCCTACTTGAATGACATTATCCCCTTTCTCATTGCACACATTGCACATCCGTCTACGCCCGTGTCGAATAATGCCAGCTGGGCCATTGGAGAAATTAGCATACACATTAACCCGCAATACATGGAGGTGTACGTGGATGAAATAATTAAACAGCTTATTTACATTTGCCAGAATTCAAAGTATCACGGCTGCTTGCtacaaaatatatgcataaccCTAGGAAGGTTATCCTCCACCTATCCCAAGAAAATCATTTTCTATTTCCCccagtttttaaaaacgtgGTTAAAAATTATGTCACATGGGACacaggaaaatgaaaaaattaattcactCAAAGCTATTTTGGAAACGCTCTACCTCAATCTAGACATCGCTGCGGAAAACTTACAGGATATTACTTACATCATACTTAAGTACAAGTACGTATCCCAAGATgtcaacaatttttttcaccagtTTTTGGCCACCATGAAACAGAAGTACCCCACTCAGTGGAAGGGAATTTACAGCTCCACCAGCGACTCCCTGTCCTCCCCCATCCCCAGTGACATGTTGAGCGATTTGAGCGCACGCTTTAATTTATAG
- a CDS encoding Mitochondrial import protein — protein MNLNNNDNGSNYQNRRNNNILLNDKYINFKIFKKGEELTDQEKIFLKVNTYLNEGILPKCIGMGIGGGFVGVLIGAFFFSMQPTNIDYNLSYKEQMKEQFHLFKQSIKSSCLNFAKIGFLFSFYENSLQKIRAANDITNTLYSGCLTGATISYKKGIPSMVGGCASFAAFSAVIEKLQRSKKF, from the coding sequence ATGAATTTAAATAACAACGACAATGGTAGCAATTACCAAAACAGACGCAACAATAACATTCTGCTGAAtgacaaatatataaattttaaaatttttaaaaagggagaagaattAACTGAtcaggagaaaatatttttaaaagttaaCACATACTTAAATGAGGGAATTCTCCCCAAATGTATCGGAATGGGCATTGGTGGAGGATTTGTGGGTGTTTTAATtggcgcctttttttttagtatgcAACCAACCAATATAGATTACAATTTAAGTTACAAGGAACAGATGAAGGAACAGTTTCATTTGTTTAAACAATCAATAAAAAGCTCCTGTctcaattttgcaaaaataggatttttattctctttttatGAAAATTCCTTACAAAAAATTAGAGCAGCAAATGACATAACGAATACGTTATATTCTGGCTGCTTAACAGGAGCTACTATTTCgtacaaaaaagggatacCCTCCATGGTTGGAGGGTGTGCCAGTTTTGCAGCCTTTTCTGCCGTTATTGAAAAGTTGCAAAGGTCCAAAAAGTTTtga